The genomic stretch TTTTTTCATCTAATAAGTGAAAAAGAGAATTCCACTGAAAAGCCGGTAAGTCAGCATTTCAGTGGAATTTTGTATTTGTCGGTGAATAATCTAGGTTAAATATAAGTTTAACATTTTCAGCTTTTTTGGGTACAATTTCAAGTACTTTATTTATACTTTGATATCCAAGCACTCGTCCACCATTCCACTTTCCTTCTCTTGCCCTTTGCGTCATTCCCATTTGGACGTTCTCAGCAAGATCCTCTCTTTGGTACTGAGCAACAGCCGAAAGAATATTGAACTGTAAATTGGCGGAAGGTGTACCATACTCACCTTCTTTTATAGAAATAAATTTAATATTTGAATCGTGTATTTGTTCAACAAGTGAAAGTGAATCAGATAAATCCTGCTTAATCGTGATACCTTGTAAGTGATAACTGCATCTAAAACTCCTTTATTAACATCGTGCATCATACGATTTAATTCTTTTTCTATTAGTTGATTTTGCACTGATTCCTTCATCAACATAAAACCTTAAATCAACGTTTTTTCCATAGCGTCAACGGGTTTCTTGGACACCTCTTTTTTTTGTCTATCCAGTGAATACCCATGTTCTGACTGGAATAATACAAGTAGGATTAGAACATAAGTTACCTGAATGTATAGCCATCTAATCCAATCGATATTCGAGAAATGATTAAATAATAATGCACAAAAGAAGTGGGCAATAATTGCCCACTCTCCAATGAAATAAGCAACCGATGGTATAACATGTTTACCTAGTATTCTTGGAATCCTCAAAATTAAATTAGGTGAATGTAATTCCCTTATTGTTTTTAGAGCGGGCACTAGTTGCCCGTTTATTTATTTCTTTAACTGTACTTTATAGGGTTTAATCACTAATGTAATATCTTCGGTTGCTAAGTTTATTTCCGCAGCTATTTCTCCTTTTAAGTAACTTAAAAGCCCTTCCTGATACGCCTTCAAATGTACCCTAGCCAGTTCTTGACCACGTTTATCATAAAAAGCAATAGAATCATCTAATTGAATATCTCGCATACCGAACAAAGGGTAGTAAACAAACTCATCATCAAACTTAAAATTAAAAGGGTTTAATGTTTGTATGAAACAATTAAAACAAGAATAAACCTTGATTTCATCTTTTGAACCTACAAAGGCTTCAGTAATAACACTGTTACAGAAATTACAATTAAACATCGAACATTCACCCTTTCAATTCTTTAATAGCAAAATAACAATGAGTAAAAAGAGTGATTATGGATGGGTTGCAACTTCTCTCCTTTCAAAAAATAATATGAAAATGGTAGAGATGAAATAAATGATTTCTACTCATCTCAATAGAAAGTATGAGGGGAATGTTTTAAGGGCCTATTACGAATCGAGAAACCGGGTCAGTCTGTCAGAAGGACGGCCCTATGCTACCCGAAGGGCTTTAAAATCAAAATGGGAAAGTTTACCATTTGGATTGACATACCCGGGGCTCGAATATTAACAAGTCGAATAAGAAACTGATACCTAGTAGGGCCAGAAAAATTTTACTATTTTCCTTTCCCATAGGAGAAACTATTAAAAGAAATTAAGGTTTTACCTTTAATCTATATACAGTGTTATAGCTATTGTGGACATAATAAAAACTGGTAAAATAGACTTAGTGAACTCGTTTATATGGGGGCTAGTAATATGGATTTTAAAATGGTAGATAATAAGGGGGAAAATACCCTTGTTAATATGCTCAAAGCTGAAATAAAGGCTGGTTCTAAAATTGCGATTGCATCTGCATATTTTAGTTTGTTTGCATACAATGAATTAAAAGAGGAATTGGAAAAGAGCAAGGAATTTCGCTTCTTATATACAAAGCCTACCTTTTATAAAAAGGAAGCTGATTTAAAAAGACAATACAAGATTAGTCAGAACCGTGATGTAGCTGCAGAACAGCCTAGGTTCGACGGTAACTCATTTGAAATCCAGCTTCGAAATAAAATGATATCCAATCATATTGCGGCTGAAGCAACAAAGTGGATAAAGGACAAAGCGCAATTTAAAACAATTATCGGAGAAACCCAATTCCCAAAAGAACTTCTTATTGAACAAGCAAATGGGAAGGAAAGTCTATATTTACAATCGGAAATTGAATTCACAGCGGACGGACTTGGTATTACAGAGTCCAATCGGTTTGCTAGTTTTCCAGTCGTGTTAAACCAACCAGAATTGATCAAACAATCTATGAAAGAGTTTGAACAAATATGGAACGACGAAGAAAACGTCAAGGATGTAACGAATGAGGTGCTTAAACAACTTAAACTTATCTATAAAGAAAACTCTCCTGAATGGCTGTATTTCGTCACACTATACAATATTTTTTCCAATGAATTAGATAGTCTTGACGGAGAAAAAATCATCAAAGAAGGAACAAATTTTAAAAATACAGTCATATGGAATAAGCTGTATCCCTTCCA from Oikeobacillus pervagus encodes the following:
- a CDS encoding recombinase family protein produces the protein MTIKQDLSDSLSLVEQIHDSNIKFISIKEGEYGTPSANLQFNILSAVAQYQREDLAENVQMGMTQRAREGKWNGGRVLGYQSINKVLEIVPKKAENVKLIFNLDYSPTNTKFH